The nucleotide window tcgctTAACAATTCCACTTTCAGTTATGAATGTACAGCACGTTGTTTCATCATCAGAACAAAAACGTAACgtaaagagaaaaaaaacaacaacaatatttccaACCAATTAAATTCGCGATACGAAAACTCGTTTCAATGAATTTCCAAATGAGAAACTAACCTAACCGCAGCAGTTACTCATATGCAAATAACAGAAATTGTATTGAGTCGCCgtagcattgttgttgctgtttttttaacttaacttaatcaATTACTCATGTCATTATGGTTGCATGCATATGTAGATGTGTGGTTTTTTTGACTAATTACAATACAATTCAAGGGAAAATCAACCGCAGACAAAGTGGCTGGCCATTTAGTTacgaacgaaaaaaaaacatcgcACAACGGTATTATTCACtgcatgagcaacaacaacaacaacacacatatattcatacacCTTAGGAAATTCATAAATGTAAAGTTGTTTTCATTTGGCGGCGTGTTATTTGAAAGTCCTGAACTACCTGTGTGATTTATGCAATAAATGACTAAcgcaaacacacaaatacagtTACACGCAATTTATTCGTGTCCAAACACAATGTGCACAATTAAGcgtgttcttttgttgtttatgtttttgattaTGGTGaaattgaagcaaaaaaattataatctaaTCGCTCGGGTATTTcggttgatatttatttttagtgtttGTTTTATGATTATGCCTGATGAATGGTGTGCATTTCTTACTTTGTTCAAGTGCGTTTGTTTATCGGTTATAAATTTTGgcataattgataaaaaatagtaatttggcGAATTCTTATGAAAATTGGTTAATAGAGTTTTTATacaatgttttaatgaaaaataataataaaattttagcaaataaaaatttgatttgaaaagatgaaaagaaaatttattccaaaaaatattttgaaaattttcgaataaatattctaaaaatttaaaaaaaaaaaaattatataaaaaaattgaaaaaaaatagattttttaaaatgttttgaatttcgaaaacagtaaagtaattttgaaatttttttttaatataaaaaaaacaaatttttgaaatttattgttttttcgaaCATTGAGTCTCTTATACCTAATATAATAATACcttaatgaatattaaaaaaatctaactGCCAAACTCTCATACAAACTGCGAACCACCTTATTGCCGCCTGTTGCCTTTAAGTCTGCGTCGAATTTTCGTAATTAGCATTCTTATTCGAAAAAAAGTATTGGAGTTCTAAATTAAGTCACCAAATGCTTGATGTACGCTTCTGAGAAacgattgtttttttattatttttattaattaacatttttatggcaaaacaaaattcttaataacttttcgaaaaaatgcTACACaacttgttttataaaaaaaaaaaaaacaaaaacaaatatattgttGTGATGCAATATAAAAGTTGAGGCACATAGCTGTTTCGATACAAAAATGTTGATACGTATTTATGATGAATTTGAGTTACATAAACGTTGAGACTTTAAATTCTCGGATACATAAATGTTGATAAACATAAATGTTGAGATACATAAATGTTGATAAACATAAATGTTGAGATACATAAATGTTGAGATACATAAATGTTGAGATACACAAATGTTGATAAACATAAATGTTGAGATACATAAATGTAAATGTTGAGATACCAAGATGTTGTGATACACAGATGTTGAGATACACAGATGTTGAGATATATAAATGTTGAGATACATAAATGTTGAGACACATAAGTGTTGAGATTTATAAACGTCGATGTTAAGCGGAATATGGAATAAAAAGTAGGGGGAAAAATTCAATGTTTGTTGCCTAAATTCTTTACTTTCCACATCTATCTAATTagcattttagatatttttttgttaaataaaatctatgtatatcaattatttatctctctctctctcttttaaaTCATATTAACCCTCGTTTCTTCTCTCTCTCGTTACAGATGATCCCGGCGGCACAACGCAATCACGCCaaacgcaacagcaacaacaaaatcacagcagcagcaatatggaagctgccacaacaacaactacaacaacaaaacactataacaaaacaacaaaattacaaaacaatcaTCATCGTTCGACAGAACGACGCGGCACATATCGCACGCAAGGCGGCGACACGCAAGCAAATGCCAGCAATAACGTCAAAGTGCCGAAACAAACAGCCAAACAGGCCAaagctgcagcagcagctgcacaACGCGCCGCAGCGCTGGCTGTTTACAGTACTGCAGAGACAGTAGAGAGCGGCAGCAATGGCAAAGCCAAGGATCCGCTCGCGATTGGCAATGAAACGGCGGTAACGCATGGCAACAGCAAATCGGCGCGCGCCAGGGAAGCTAGAGGAGAGCAAAAGACTGTTGGAAAATCGGAAACAGCCACAACAAatgttaataacaacaacaacaatacaaccaCCGCCActagcagtagcagcagcaacaacaaacacagtgaTACTAGTAATAGTagtttaagtaaaaataattttaccatAAGTCCAAATGAGTTGGCGCGCAAAAGTGACAAATCACAACAgcagccgcaacaacaacaacaaaatgtcaaCAACAATAGTAGTGATATGAAAGCGGCAACAGTCGCTAAAACCGCGGAGACAGCAACAGGCGCAGCGCCTGCCACCGCAGCCGAGCCGAATACCTGGAATAACGCGCGGTATCTGCACAAAAAGTTCAAACGGCTTGCCAGCACCACCGACGTGGACAGCCTGGTGGCCGACAACCAGAGCGTCAATGCCGCAGGCAGCAGCGCGAGTAGTGAGGCTGGCAGTGAGGCAGCGCCAACGCGCACCACTTCGCTGTCTTCAGCGGCGTCGACGAGCTCGATATCACCGCCGccggcaacaacaccaacagtgATGGCAAACGCGCAAAATGCTGCGCCACCTGCTGCCGGTTATGTACAAAGTGCCATTGGCGCGTTGCCGTTGACAAATGGTCACGTGCATGCGGCGGCGGCAGCGGTTGTTGCAACCAACGAACCatcaaattacaataacaataccaATAATGTTAAATACAGTGTTGTACCACCTAATGCAgagagcaataacaataacaatgaaagCATAAGTGCAGCGCAGCAGCTGGAGGCTGAGCAAATACCGCAAACTTTGTCGCATATTTATGAGAATCAACAGAGCCAGCAGAATAGTGGCAGCAATAGTAATGCCAGCACAGCTTCCGCCAACTCAGGACGCTATGTGTGTCCCTACTGCAATTTGAATTGTACAAAACCGTCGGTGCTGCAGAAGCATATACGCGCACACACCAACGAGCGTCCGTACCCGTGTGACATTTGCGGCATAGCATTCAAGACGAACAGCAATTATTACAAGCATTGCCGGTAAGTTGTAGCTTTAGACTAATCATGAGCGTTGTTTATAATAATTCTTGATATTTCTTCACGTAGTTCGCGTTCACACGCGGCGCGGAAACGTGGCATCGCGGTGCCCATAAGCGCGGACGATGGTCTCTTCGGCGGCTCCGATCAGGAGGGCGATCCGGAGCTGAGCAACAGCAGTTCGGATGTGGTAAGTGTCACTATTTCTTCGATATTTCATACAGCAGTCtctaaatataatatgaatatttgttatCTTCCGCAGATAAGCCGCACCGCTTCGCCACTAGAAGATCTAAGCACCGCTTCGTCCCCGGTGGTGGCGAACACAACTGCGTCAACAAACACTCTCAGCCCGCAACAGTtgcaacaactgcaacagcaacagcagaaacagacgcaattgcaacagcaacaacaaattgttttggccatacaacaacagcagcagcagcaacaacaacagctgcagcATCAAGCAAGCGCTGCGCACTCTCCACACATGACGCTGCCTTCGACACCCTCACCCTCTTCACTGTCATCAGCGAAAAGCGCCTACTTGCAACAGCCCGcgcagcaacaaccacaacaattaCCGCTCGGCTCCCCTGCAGCAGGCACATTGCCACCACCACAGCCGACAACGTCAAACGCCACCACAATTACTGCCGTTACAACGACGCCCAAGCAGGGCACCGCCACCGAATATAAACCGTATAAACCTAAATTCCACAATGCCGCTTTGTATGCGACGACAAAAGAAGCAGCAGCTGCTGCGGCCGCCGTAGCCGCTGGCATGCCACCAGGTCTACTGCAACCATTACCGCTGCAGCAGTCGCCACAGCAGCAATTGGCACACGCGCCGCCGCCACATAGCATGTCACCTGCCACACACTTGGCTATGCTGTCACAAGCCCAAGCGCCGCCGCCCCCTAACGCGTCGCACCATCCATCGCTTTCGCCCAGCACGCAGGTGAAGCTCAACAATCACATCAACACACATCAGTTACagttgcaattgcaacaacagcagcaacaaccgcAAGCTCTTCACGTGCTACCACCGCCATTAAATGCGGGCATTCCGCTACATCATGTGGCGGCCATGTCACCGAAGAGTGGCGCTCCGCGCCCAGACTTGGCAGCTGTTGCCGCCGCAAATATGGGTTATTTGCCGGGTGCGCGCATGCTCTACTCGGGCGCTATTGAATTTCCACCTGAAGTGCTGCGTATGATGACAGCAGATAAACATCAAAAGATACAATATCCATATAAGTGGCTTGAGCAagaactgcaacaacaatttcacaaACTGagtcagcagcaacagcaacaacagttgcaGCACTTGCAATCACAGCTGACAGCACATGCGCCACCTGCGCCAACAACAGTACTAAAACCAACCGCTACACTGCCGGTGCATGCGCGCGCGACGAGCGGCGGAAGTGGGCAACACACAAGCGCAGCGGCGGCAGCAGGTATGCAGCAAATGTCTGCGTCAGCGCCATTACCAGCAGCGCAACAAACGCCAATGCAATATTTTGCCAACAGTCTCACCGGTGGTATGGTGAGCGCCGCTAGCAGCGCCACCAGCAACACCACAGCCTCCATCAGCACCGGCCTCTTGCATAGTAACATCTCCAATGCGGCGGCCAGTGGCACGAACAAAGTTGCCGATCTGGTGCAGGAACACATTACCAAGTTGATCTCTCAGAATGAGGCGATTGTGGAGAATAAAGCGGTGCTTTTGCAGAAGAAGTACCCGAAGGGTCTAAACCGGTCGCGCAGTTTTAATAATAATGGCAGTGGCAACAACATTGGCCCGGCAGCCACTTCAGCGGGTAATCCGAGTGGAAGCAATGTTAATCTGGTTGCCACTACAGCGGTGGGCAGCGATAACGCCACCAACGCGCGGCTAGCGCAAGCTATTGTacagaaacagcaacaacaacagttacaacaacaattgcagcaacaacagcactaTCAACAGCAATTCCAGCAACAGCTAATGGCTGGCTCACAAGCAATGCAAATGCCACCGCcctcgcagcagcagcagcaacagcaacaacaacatattgcaCAGCTACGTCTAGAGGAACAACATCAGCAGCACCAgctgcaactgcaacaacaacagcagcagcacatGCAGCCAAACGGTATTTCAAAGCATCTTATGCCGACGTCGGTCGCTTCAAAGTCCAGCAGCATTGCAGCGCCGGTGTCACAACATTTACAAACTTTGCATCAGCCACAGCATCCAACCACATCCGCATCCGCTTACAGACAGCAACAGCTAACAATTGCGCCTCCATTAGAAAACCAACGTCCCACACCGTCGCCTACAAGCGCCCAAACCAATGCCAACGCAATGCAGAAGGACCTCATAAACTCCATGCAACAGCTAAGCGCGGTCAACTCAAATGCGTTGCCATTAAACTTGTCCGCAAAGCCGAAGCCACGTCAGGAAGAACAAAGCGAAGCCATTCCATCAAGTAACTTAAACACTACGCGCAGCAGTACGCCACGCAAGCGCCAGTCCATTGAAAACCAGATATCCAATTCCAGCAATGATGGCTCCACCAATAGTTCGATGGTTACAGCGCCGCCAGCTGCTAATAGCGGCTCGACCAATGCCAAACAGCCGACGAATGTCTCCATAATTAAGAATTTGCTGTTGAATGCACGCGGTTTGGCAGTGCCAACTGGCGAAGGTGAGGATGCCGTTTACAATTGTCCACTTTGCGCGAATACTTTCCGCACGGCAGAGGATTTGCAGCTGCACAACAGCACTTACTGTCAAGGTGCGTCAAGCGCGCCCATCAGTCCAGCATCATCGCCTTCATTACATTACTTCCGTTCGAATTCGATGACATTGAATCTGCCCGAGCTGAAGAACACCATCATGCGTTCAAATGATCCACTGCCACTCGCTAAACTGGCTTGGTATCAGCTGCCCACCAAGCCAAGTTCGTTGGTATTAAGTCGATTGAGCGCATCGCAGGCTGGCCGTTCAAAGGCTACCACAACCACGACCACTTCGGCAACATCTACAGCACCGACTAGTTCCACGAGTAGTAACAGCGTGGCCAATTGTGTTGCTTCACCTAGAAGTACGCCACCTAATGGCCCACCAACCCATTTGACCTTGCCCGATCCGAATATTGTGCGCTTAGTCGACGCACCACTGCCATCGCCCGGTCCGCtcttgggcaaaacaccacttGTGGACTTTGGTAACACCAGCGAGACTCGCAAATCGTCTGAAGATGTGATCATAACTAAAATGCACGAAGATCGTCAAATCGAGCCACACACACCCGCGAAACGGTCTAAACTGGCTGCGGATAACAGCGAGCCGTTTCAGTTGAATCCAGTACCCACGTCGAGCAAACGCTTGACTATCAACAACATCAGCGGTGGCGATATCCAGCTTCTGCCCAATAGCAGTACTAGCGATCtcagcaaaaaggaggaacgcaTGCGTCGCCTCACTTCCTCCGGCGGCAGTATAATACCACTCTCTGAGTGCAGTGATGTAGATAAGAGTACGAAAATGATACGCACATCGTTGCTTTCGGGCGGTAGTTTTCAGGAAGTCTCACCCAAACCAAAGGATAAGGAGAACAAAAGTAGCATTGCATTACCCTTCCCTAATAGTAATGTTTTCGCGCCCAAATTAAGTTTGGCTGGTCTCGGTTTGCCCACAAATGGGCCGCAGCATTTTCATCAGTTTTCCATCAATCCCATAACAGCATTCAATCCGTTAACACTGCCGCCTTTGCAGAGTATGAGCGGTAGTGGTGAGAAATTTATACCACATGTGCCCGGTATACCAGGTCCAAATAGTCTAACACCCCTACCACCACCACCGCAACAACTACAGTTGCCTCAACCAACACCACAAATGTTAACCGCTGGACGTTCACTAAGTCCGAACCGCAAGAAATCACAAAGTCCACTCCTACTTGCGAACAGTGTTAGTCCAAAGTCGCTGGCACTACCACCACAGGAAAATCTCAAATCTTCATCACCGTTCCGTGGCGCGCAAAATATGCCCGCTGAGTTGGAACGTGCAACAAGCATGCGTGTGGCACGCAACTGGAGTCAGCAAGTTGCTACAAACTCATCGAACAAGCCAAGTAGTTTGGAAGTGCCGAAGAAGCCATTCAATTTCACACGCATGGCAGACAATATTAGTCCGCGCAAGAGCGGTGGTGTCAATGTGCCCAAAAGTTCACCGCCAGAGAATGAAGTGCGTCACTTCAACTTCGATCATTTAACTAAGGATGTGGACGCCGGTGCCAACTGCGCATCGACTAGCTCAGCACTCACACCCTTACATGTCGATATTAGCGCCAGTGGAGCGGGCGCTTCTGGCAACAGCAACGGCTCGGAACCCACTGATGCCGAGacgaaaaaatctaaatttctgCGACCGACCAGTCTGCCACTTAAACCTGGCACATTTACACCCAAGCGACATCACGGCATCACACCAAATGCCAACACACTGCCACTTATTTCGCCAGAGACTCCACGCCAATCCAAGTCCTGCGTACAACTATATCTGAATGGTCATGCCTACACATATTTGGGACTCAAATGTAGCACAAAAATGTTTTACTGTACCGTGAACTGTCCGCAGGCCTCGTATGTGGCGGGCGCACAAAAGCTCTCCATGTACAGCGTGTGGAAAGTGTGTGCGGAAAACAATCCACATCCGTTGGGCTTTAAACCAAAGTTGGTGATGTCGTTGTATGATTCACGCCAAAAGAGCTCTACCAGCACCATGGCCGGCATGAATAAGTTGCCCTACACTTTGGTTGTCTCCCAGCAGACTGTGATGACACCCTTCGAGAACAATAAGGGTCAGTACCAGCACCATCAGTTGAAGCAAATCACGCTCAACACCAACACCTCGGAGAGTGTTGAACAGTTGAAGAAGGCTAGCGCCGGTAGTAGCGGTAGCAGCAGTGGTAGCAGCGGCAGCGCGGAGGGTGGCAGCAAGAAGGAGTCGTCGGCTAGTCAAATGTTAGTGGGCGGCTACGAATCGCACGAGGATTACACCTACATACGTGGGCGTGGACGTGGCCGATATGTCTGTTCAGAGTGCGGTATTAGATGTAAGAAACCGTCGATGTTGAAgaaacacatacgcacacacacggATGTGCGACCATATACTTGCAAACATTGCAATTTCAGGTAAGTCAACTTAAATCTCTTGACTttgaattgtttaataaaaatgtataaatattttttttttttttcaaattctagcTTCAAAACAAAAGGCAATCTCACAAAGCACATGCAGTCGAAGACGCATTTCAAGAAATGTCTAGAGCTCGGCATTAACCCCGGTCCAATGCCGGCTGATGGTGAATTCCTCGAACCGGAACCAGAGTTCGACCAACAATCGCAAACTTCGGCTGGTGGACGCACGTCGTCCATACCAGGCGAATCGGATTCGGACGATTATAGTGACAATGAGTCCGAAAGCAGTGGTAGGCGTAATTATCCATTCTGCAAAGTCTCTAATTTACAACATACTAATTTCCCTTTGTTTCCCCCCTACACAGATACCGACGAGTCGAAGTCGCGCCTGCTGGAGCATGAGGCAGCACGTTGCTTGCTTTCACTCTCAATGACGCCACCGATCGGTCAAAGCATTTCGCCACATCCAAAAAGTGAACCATACCCATATCAGCAGCATGGCGAACGCATGGAATCAGCCGCCATGTCATTTGTAGGACAGACAAGCGcaccaacaacagcagtcaCCACAACAAATTCGTCAACTGCCAGCACACATCCCACCGGCATTAAACGTGTCATATCATTCAGTTCACCCAAACCACCATTCGATTATCAGAAGCAAGAACAATACTACTCCAATCCCGAGGAATCTAAACCGAAACCCAATAATAGCGCCGCTGCAGCAAGTTATGAGAGTGCGCCCATAGATCTCACCAAGCCACGTGCTGCCGTAAATGTCACAACTACGTCAGTGACTGCCACCACAGCTGCAGTGCAGTTGAGCAGCGTTGCATTGATGGAAGAGTACAGCGCCAGCTCAGCAGTGCCACTAAGCGGGCCACCGGTACAAACGCAAGCGCAAATACGTGACGTAATATTCGGTAGTAGCACCAATGAATCGGGCTTTCTGAAAACACTCATATCGGTGTCGGACAAGGTGCGCAGCTCTACTGAGACCCTTGAGAATTACAAGAACGGCGATGAACTGTCACAAGCCTATCAGTACCACAAGGCATTCCAATAtcataaaatcaaacaaatccAAATGAATCAGAGCTTTCCCGATGCCATCAATGTGAATGCTATCAATCAAAATCTGGCAAGCACCACAAACATGAGTACTGTGAGTGTAGCGGGTGCTGGAGGTAGCTCAGcgctaacaacaacagcgactgCGAGCAGTGGTGTGCGTATCTCAGAGAGCATAGCCGCGACAGTGGTAGCTAACGACCAAGCTACAGATGTCATAGACGTCGTGAACGTGAGCGCATCAAATAAAACCGGAACCAGCATCTCTAATAAAGTAGAGAAGGAGAAGAGCGCAACGGAGTTGCAAGTACCTACAATCGAGGTCAATGCAGTACCAGCGGAAGAACCAAAGAACGAGCAAACAACGGCTTCAGCTGCtgcggcagcaacagcagcaagcaATCATAAAGTTAATGTGTCGGCCAGCAGTGCCGGCAACCATAAAATATTGCCCACAAAGTCCAACGCACCTGCGCCCAGTAAGTCATCCGACGAAGGAGAAGACAGTGAGTGTATTTCCGATCAGGAGCAGTCGGCTGTTGGTCCTACCGCCAAACGCAGCCGAAGCATTAGCAATTcggccaccaacaacaacacaacaaacgtagAGCCACATAATGCTAAATTGCCTGCGGTCGTGGCACAACCTGGAACTACCGATTTCACAGGCGTGCTTTCCGCACCAGGACGTACAGTTGTTGTGGGCGAAGATGGTCTAAAGAAATCCGGTAATAATGAAATTCAACCCGTCTATCCGCGCGTACGCATGTCACCTGACGGACGGCCAGTTTGTAAAGTTTGCACTAAAACCTTCCAAACTCAAGGACAATTGACCTTACACATGAATATACATTACATGGAGCGCAAATTCCGCTGTGAGCCATGCGGTGTATCTTTCCGCACACAAGGGCATCTGCAGAAACATGAACGCGCCGAAGCGCATAAGAACAAAGTCATGATGACATCGACCTTCGGTGTGCCAACGACCTCAAATCCACGTCCCTTCGAGTGCACCGACTGCAAAATCGCTTTCCGCATACACGGACATCTCGCCAAACATTTGCGCTCGAAGACGCACGTACAAAAATTGGAATGCCTACAGAAATTGCCGTTCGGCACCTACGCCGAGATCGAAAGAGCAGGCATTAGTCTGACGGAGATCGATACTAGCGACTGTGAGAACTCGCTTATCTCGCTGAAaacactggcgcagaagctCATCGAAAAGGATCCCAACAAATTGGGCAGCTACACAACACCATCGGGCATGAATCTTGGCAGTGGTCTGAGTGGTGGCAGCGGTGCTATGGGCGATTCAGCTACCAATCACAATGCTCTTGTATCGCAAGATAGCGCTTCCGAGGACGATTTCAGCGCCGCTACAATCGCAGCGGCCACTGCTATTGCATCGCTGGACAACGATAGCGCTACGAACACACCGAAACGCACCAACTCGACCTCGGAAGATGAAGCCATCGTAAGCGGTTTGAATAATAATCTCAAACGTCGGCTGCCTGGCAACTTTAGCAACGGTGAAGAGAGCGACAATCCCACCGAGAGCGCTGGCAGCGAGAAACGCGCGCGTGTCTCCTCACTCTCCAGCGTCGGTGCGGCCAGCGCCACCGCTGCGGTCGGCTCACCCGCATCGATGAGCTCATCGAATGCCTCGTCGAATAACTGACGTTATGCCTATGCGCCGCCGAGCGGATGAATAAGGGATGGTATGTCACACCACAGCGCCGCAGCCAGCCAACGGTCACCAGCCGCCGCGCAATGGTCAACG belongs to Zeugodacus cucurbitae isolate PBARC_wt_2022May chromosome 6, idZeuCucr1.2, whole genome shotgun sequence and includes:
- the LOC105217474 gene encoding pneumococcal serine-rich repeat protein isoform X1; amino-acid sequence: MARRKGSGRGKSTVNSRKSALENARERLKDDPGGTTQSRQTQQQQQNHSSSNMEAATTTTTTTKHYNKTTKLQNNHHRSTERRGTYRTQGGDTQANASNNVKVPKQTAKQAKAAAAAAQRAAALAVYSTAETVESGSNGKAKDPLAIGNETAVTHGNSKSARAREARGEQKTVGKSETATTNVNNNNNNTTTATSSSSSNNKHSDTSNSSLSKNNFTISPNELARKSDKSQQQPQQQQQNVNNNSSDMKAATVAKTAETATGAAPATAAEPNTWNNARYLHKKFKRLASTTDVDSLVADNQSVNAAGSSASSEAGSEAAPTRTTSLSSAASTSSISPPPATTPTVMANAQNAAPPAAGYVQSAIGALPLTNGHVHAAAAAVVATNEPSNYNNNTNNVKYSVVPPNAESNNNNNESISAAQQLEAEQIPQTLSHIYENQQSQQNSGSNSNASTASANSGRYVCPYCNLNCTKPSVLQKHIRAHTNERPYPCDICGIAFKTNSNYYKHCRSRSHAARKRGIAVPISADDGLFGGSDQEGDPELSNSSSDVISRTASPLEDLSTASSPVVANTTASTNTLSPQQLQQLQQQQQKQTQLQQQQQIVLAIQQQQQQQQQQLQHQASAAHSPHMTLPSTPSPSSLSSAKSAYLQQPAQQQPQQLPLGSPAAGTLPPPQPTTSNATTITAVTTTPKQGTATEYKPYKPKFHNAALYATTKEAAAAAAAVAAGMPPGLLQPLPLQQSPQQQLAHAPPPHSMSPATHLAMLSQAQAPPPPNASHHPSLSPSTQVKLNNHINTHQLQLQLQQQQQQPQALHVLPPPLNAGIPLHHVAAMSPKSGAPRPDLAAVAAANMGYLPGARMLYSGAIEFPPEVLRMMTADKHQKIQYPYKWLEQELQQQFHKLSQQQQQQQLQHLQSQLTAHAPPAPTTVLKPTATLPVHARATSGGSGQHTSAAAAAGMQQMSASAPLPAAQQTPMQYFANSLTGGMVSAASSATSNTTASISTGLLHSNISNAAASGTNKVADLVQEHITKLISQNEAIVENKAVLLQKKYPKGLNRSRSFNNNGSGNNIGPAATSAGNPSGSNVNLVATTAVGSDNATNARLAQAIVQKQQQQQLQQQLQQQQHYQQQFQQQLMAGSQAMQMPPPSQQQQQQQQQHIAQLRLEEQHQQHQLQLQQQQQQHMQPNGISKHLMPTSVASKSSSIAAPVSQHLQTLHQPQHPTTSASAYRQQQLTIAPPLENQRPTPSPTSAQTNANAMQKDLINSMQQLSAVNSNALPLNLSAKPKPRQEEQSEAIPSSNLNTTRSSTPRKRQSIENQISNSSNDGSTNSSMVTAPPAANSGSTNAKQPTNVSIIKNLLLNARGLAVPTGEGEDAVYNCPLCANTFRTAEDLQLHNSTYCQGASSAPISPASSPSLHYFRSNSMTLNLPELKNTIMRSNDPLPLAKLAWYQLPTKPSSLVLSRLSASQAGRSKATTTTTTSATSTAPTSSTSSNSVANCVASPRSTPPNGPPTHLTLPDPNIVRLVDAPLPSPGPLLGKTPLVDFGNTSETRKSSEDVIITKMHEDRQIEPHTPAKRSKLAADNSEPFQLNPVPTSSKRLTINNISGGDIQLLPNSSTSDLSKKEERMRRLTSSGGSIIPLSECSDVDKSTKMIRTSLLSGGSFQEVSPKPKDKENKSSIALPFPNSNVFAPKLSLAGLGLPTNGPQHFHQFSINPITAFNPLTLPPLQSMSGSGEKFIPHVPGIPGPNSLTPLPPPPQQLQLPQPTPQMLTAGRSLSPNRKKSQSPLLLANSVSPKSLALPPQENLKSSSPFRGAQNMPAELERATSMRVARNWSQQVATNSSNKPSSLEVPKKPFNFTRMADNISPRKSGGVNVPKSSPPENEVRHFNFDHLTKDVDAGANCASTSSALTPLHVDISASGAGASGNSNGSEPTDAETKKSKFLRPTSLPLKPGTFTPKRHHGITPNANTLPLISPETPRQSKSCVQLYLNGHAYTYLGLKCSTKMFYCTVNCPQASYVAGAQKLSMYSVWKVCAENNPHPLGFKPKLVMSLYDSRQKSSTSTMAGMNKLPYTLVVSQQTVMTPFENNKGQYQHHQLKQITLNTNTSESVEQLKKASAGSSGSSSGSSGSAEGGSKKESSASQMLVGGYESHEDYTYIRGRGRGRYVCSECGIRCKKPSMLKKHIRTHTDVRPYTCKHCNFSFKTKGNLTKHMQSKTHFKKCLELGINPGPMPADGEFLEPEPEFDQQSQTSAGGRTSSIPGESDSDDYSDNESESSGRHTDESKSRLLEHEAARCLLSLSMTPPIGQSISPHPKSEPYPYQQHGERMESAAMSFVGQTSAPTTAVTTTNSSTASTHPTGIKRVISFSSPKPPFDYQKQEQYYSNPEESKPKPNNSAAAASYESAPIDLTKPRAAVNVTTTSVTATTAAVQLSSVALMEEYSASSAVPLSGPPVQTQAQIRDVIFGSSTNESGFLKTLISVSDKVRSSTETLENYKNGDELSQAYQYHKAFQYHKIKQIQMNQSFPDAINVNAINQNLASTTNMSTVSVAGAGGSSALTTTATASSGVRISESIAATVVANDQATDVIDVVNVSASNKTGTSISNKVEKEKSATELQVPTIEVNAVPAEEPKNEQTTASAAAAATAASNHKVNVSASSAGNHKILPTKSNAPAPSKSSDEGEDSECISDQEQSAVGPTAKRSRSISNSATNNNTTNVEPHNAKLPAVVAQPGTTDFTGVLSAPGRTVVVGEDGLKKSGNNEIQPVYPRVRMSPDGRPVCKVCTKTFQTQGQLTLHMNIHYMERKFRCEPCGVSFRTQGHLQKHERAEAHKNKVMMTSTFGVPTTSNPRPFECTDCKIAFRIHGHLAKHLRSKTHVQKLECLQKLPFGTYAEIERAGISLTEIDTSDCENSLISLKTLAQKLIEKDPNKLGSYTTPSGMNLGSGLSGGSGAMGDSATNHNALVSQDSASEDDFSAATIAAATAIASLDNDSATNTPKRTNSTSEDEAIVSGLNNNLKRRLPGNFSNGEESDNPTESAGSEKRARVSSLSSVGAASATAAVGSPASMSSSNASSNN